The Hornefia porci genome contains the following window.
CAGAATGTACAGCAGCAGTCCCATGGCCATGCCCACGACGGTAGCCAGACACATTCCGGTAAGCTTGACGGATCCGATCTGGATGTATGCGCCGGAAAGTCCGGTGATAAAGATGACCGAGGTAAGGGCAAGGTTGCGGGGACGCGCGTAGTCGATTTTTTCATCCACCATGAGCCGGATGCCGGAGGCCGCGATCATGCCGTAGAGCAGGAAGCTTACGCCGCCCATGACCGGCGCGGGGATGGTCTGAATCAGACCGGACGCCTTGCCGATGAAGGCCAGGCAGATGGAGAACACTGCCGCGCCTCCGATGACCCAGACGCTGTAAACCTTTGTAATCGCCATGACGCCGATGTTCTCACCGTAGGTGGTGGTCGGAACGGAGCCGCAGAGACCGGACAGCGTCGTGGAGATTCCGTCTGAAAGCAGAGTGCTGTGGAGACCGGGGTCCTCCAGCAGATTTCTGCCGACGATTTCAGAGGTTACGACCTGATGACCGATGTGTTCGGAAATCACCACGAGGGATGCGGGAATGATGATCAGAATCGCCTGCAGGCTGAATTTGGGGTACAGGAAATTCGGGAGGGCGAGCCAGGAGGCCCGGGTGACGTTGGAGAAGTCCACGATGCCCACCGCGAGAGCCAGACAGTAACCGACGATGATGGAGATCAGGATGGCGATGGCCGCCGCGAATCCGCGGAACAGAACCTGTCCGAAGACAGCCATCGCAAGAGTCACCAGGAAGACGGCGGCGAACTTCGGGTCAATGCTGAAATCACTGGCGCCGTCCGGGGCAACGATTCCGCCGTTCTGGGCAGCATTCTTCGCCAGCTCCAGACCGATCAGCGCCACAACCGGACCCATGGCGGCGGGGGGAAGGACGATGTCGATCCAGCGGATGCCGACGAATTTGATGATAATCGCGACGGCGATGAAAATCAGTCCGGTTATAACAAACCCGCCCAGGGCATATTGGTATCCAAGCTGAGGATTGTTAATGACCAGCAGAGCGGGAGAGATAAAGGCGAAACTGGAGCCGAGGTATGCGGGAGACTTCCCCTTTGTGACAAAAATAAAGATAAGTGTGCCAACGCCGTTCATCAGCAATGCGATGGCAGGACTTATCCCGAGTAAGTATGGTACCAGCACGGACGCGCTGA
Protein-coding sequences here:
- the uraA gene encoding uracil permease, which codes for MNDSKIIQVEERVPLKRGIPLSIQHTFAMFSASVLVPYLLGISPAIALLMNGVGTLIFIFVTKGKSPAYLGSSFAFISPALLVINNPQLGYQYALGGFVITGLIFIAVAIIIKFVGIRWIDIVLPPAAMGPVVALIGLELAKNAAQNGGIVAPDGASDFSIDPKFAAVFLVTLAMAVFGQVLFRGFAAAIAILISIIVGYCLALAVGIVDFSNVTRASWLALPNFLYPKFSLQAILIIIPASLVVISEHIGHQVVTSEIVGRNLLEDPGLHSTLLSDGISTTLSGLCGSVPTTTYGENIGVMAITKVYSVWVIGGAAVFSICLAFIGKASGLIQTIPAPVMGGVSFLLYGMIAASGIRLMVDEKIDYARPRNLALTSVIFITGLSGAYIQIGSVKLTGMCLATVVGMAMGLLLYILDRFHLTNDYEEK